One region of Skermanella mucosa genomic DNA includes:
- a CDS encoding acetoin dehydrogenase dihydrolipoyllysine-residue acetyltransferase subunit, which yields MTNEIKALAMPKWGLAMTEGAVTAWLVEEGATVREGDEILEIETTKITNVYESPVAGTLRRRTVEAGQTVPVGALLGVVADPGVPDADIDAFIARFQEEFAVEAAEAGEAAGPEPRFVEAGGRRLRYLVMGEGAEGAAPLVLIHGFGGDLNNWQFNQPALAEDRPVYALDLPGHGGSVKHGVEGGVPELAGAVRDFLDALGIRRAHLGGHSMGGAVALHLAAEEPSRVATVTLVCSAGLGEEVNLDYIEGFIAAERRKEMKSVLEMLFADPSLVSRDMIEELLKYKRLDGVGAALRSIADAAFAGGRQAHVLAGRLGQVTAPVQAVWGAADRIIPAAHAEAVGRRHVLDGAGHMVHMEKAGEFNRLMSDFMTSA from the coding sequence ATGACAAACGAGATCAAGGCCCTGGCCATGCCCAAATGGGGCCTGGCGATGACCGAGGGTGCCGTCACCGCGTGGCTGGTCGAGGAAGGCGCCACCGTCCGGGAAGGGGACGAGATCCTGGAGATCGAGACGACCAAGATCACCAACGTCTATGAATCCCCGGTCGCCGGCACCCTGCGCCGCCGCACGGTCGAGGCCGGGCAGACCGTCCCGGTCGGCGCGCTGCTGGGCGTCGTCGCCGACCCGGGCGTGCCCGACGCCGACATCGACGCCTTCATCGCGCGGTTCCAGGAGGAGTTCGCGGTCGAGGCGGCGGAGGCGGGCGAGGCGGCCGGGCCGGAACCCCGGTTCGTCGAGGCCGGCGGGCGGCGGCTGCGCTATCTGGTGATGGGCGAGGGAGCGGAAGGGGCGGCGCCCCTGGTGCTGATCCACGGCTTCGGCGGCGACCTGAACAACTGGCAGTTCAACCAGCCGGCGCTGGCGGAGGACCGCCCCGTCTATGCGCTGGACTTGCCGGGGCATGGCGGGTCGGTCAAGCACGGGGTGGAAGGCGGCGTGCCGGAACTGGCCGGCGCGGTGCGGGACTTCCTCGACGCGCTGGGCATCCGGCGGGCGCACCTGGGCGGGCATTCCATGGGGGGAGCCGTGGCGCTTCACCTGGCGGCGGAGGAGCCTTCGCGGGTCGCCACGGTGACCCTGGTCTGCTCCGCCGGGCTGGGGGAGGAAGTCAACCTGGACTACATCGAAGGCTTCATCGCCGCCGAACGGCGCAAGGAGATGAAGTCGGTGCTGGAGATGCTGTTCGCCGACCCGTCGCTGGTCAGCCGCGACATGATCGAGGAGCTGCTGAAGTACAAGCGGCTGGACGGGGTCGGGGCGGCGCTGCGGTCGATCGCGGACGCGGCCTTCGCGGGCGGGCGCCAGGCCCATGTGCTGGCCGGCAGGCTGGGGCAGGTGACGGCGCCGGTGCAGGCGGTGTGGGGTGCCGCGGACCGGATCATCCCGGCGGCGCACGCCGAGGCGGTTGGCCGGCGGCACGTGCTCGACGGCGCCGGGCACATGGTCCACATGGAGAAGGCCGGGGAGTTCAACCGGCTGATGTCCGACTTTATGACCAGTGCATAA
- a CDS encoding alpha-ketoacid dehydrogenase subunit beta — translation MSKKSYRQAINEALAQEMRRDPTVIVMGEDNVGGMGAPGEDDAWGGVLGVTKGLMPEFGRDRVLDTPITESAFIGAAVGAAATGLRPVAELMFVDFMGVCFDQIFNQAAKFRYMFGGKAVTPVVIRTMYGAGFRAASQHSQCLYPVFTHIPGLKVVVPSSAYEAKGLLIQSIRDNDPVIFLEHKVMYDEIEEVPDEPYTIPFGEANLTREGDDVTIVAFGRMVGFANKAADLLEKEGIACTVIDPRTTSPLDEDTIIEAVEDTGRLVVVDEASPRCGMAADVSALVAQNAFKALKAPIRMVTPPHVPVPFAPELEDAYIPSPDRIAEAVRHVMA, via the coding sequence ATGTCGAAGAAGTCATACCGCCAGGCGATCAACGAGGCGCTGGCCCAGGAGATGCGGCGCGACCCGACCGTCATCGTGATGGGCGAGGACAATGTGGGCGGCATGGGCGCTCCCGGCGAGGACGACGCCTGGGGCGGCGTGCTGGGCGTGACGAAGGGGCTGATGCCGGAGTTCGGGCGCGACCGGGTGCTCGACACGCCGATCACCGAGAGCGCCTTCATCGGCGCCGCCGTCGGCGCCGCCGCGACCGGGTTGCGGCCGGTGGCCGAGCTGATGTTCGTGGATTTCATGGGCGTCTGCTTCGACCAGATCTTCAACCAGGCGGCCAAGTTCCGCTACATGTTCGGCGGCAAGGCGGTCACGCCGGTGGTGATCCGGACCATGTACGGGGCCGGGTTCCGCGCCGCCAGCCAGCACAGCCAGTGCCTCTATCCCGTCTTCACCCACATTCCGGGGCTGAAGGTCGTGGTGCCGTCTTCCGCCTACGAGGCCAAGGGGTTGCTGATCCAGTCGATCCGCGACAACGATCCGGTGATCTTCCTGGAGCACAAGGTGATGTACGACGAGATCGAGGAGGTGCCCGACGAGCCCTACACGATCCCGTTCGGCGAGGCGAACCTGACCCGCGAGGGCGACGACGTCACGATCGTCGCGTTCGGCCGGATGGTCGGCTTCGCCAACAAGGCGGCCGACCTGCTGGAGAAGGAGGGCATCGCCTGCACGGTGATCGACCCGCGCACGACCTCCCCGCTGGACGAGGACACCATCATCGAGGCGGTCGAGGATACCGGCCGGCTGGTGGTGGTGGACGAGGCCAGCCCGCGCTGCGGCATGGCGGCCGACGTCTCCGCGCTGGTGGCGCAGAACGCCTTCAAGGCGCTGAAGGCCCCGATCCGCATGGTGACGCCGCCGCACGTGCCGGTGCCCTTCGCGCCGGAGCTGGAGGACGCCTACATCCCGTCGCCGGACAGGATCGCCGAGGCCGTCCGCCACGTCATGGCGTGA
- a CDS encoding thiamine pyrophosphate-dependent dehydrogenase E1 component subunit alpha, which yields MQLNREELLQSYRTMCTIREFEERVHTEFSEGGIPGFVHLYAGEEASAVGVCMHLDGRDNIASTHRGHGHCIAKGCDVVGMMKEIFGRGDGLCGGKGGSMHIADLSRGMMGANGIVGGGPPLVCGAALTAKTLKTGGVAVAFVGDGASNQGTTLESYNLAKVWNLPVIFVVEDNGYAEATASVWSVAGSQSKRAAAFDIPSYELDGNDFFAIHQAAGEAVGRARGGGGPSLLHVRLTRYYGHFEGDAMTYRAPGEVETARRERDPLKFFRQRVTEAGLLEPAQLDEIEGEVKSLIDRSVMESKAAPPPAPDRLLTDVYVSY from the coding sequence ATGCAGCTCAATCGAGAAGAGCTACTCCAGAGCTATCGCACCATGTGCACGATCCGCGAGTTCGAGGAGCGTGTGCATACCGAGTTCTCCGAAGGCGGCATTCCGGGATTCGTCCATCTCTATGCCGGCGAGGAGGCTTCGGCCGTCGGCGTGTGCATGCACCTGGACGGCCGCGACAACATCGCCAGCACCCACCGCGGCCACGGCCACTGCATCGCCAAGGGCTGCGACGTCGTCGGCATGATGAAGGAGATCTTCGGCCGGGGCGACGGGCTGTGCGGCGGCAAGGGCGGCTCCATGCACATCGCCGACCTGTCGCGCGGCATGATGGGCGCCAACGGCATCGTCGGCGGCGGCCCGCCGCTGGTCTGCGGCGCCGCCCTGACCGCCAAGACCCTGAAGACGGGCGGCGTCGCCGTGGCCTTCGTCGGCGACGGCGCGTCCAACCAGGGCACCACGCTGGAAAGCTACAACCTCGCCAAGGTCTGGAACCTGCCGGTCATCTTCGTGGTCGAGGACAACGGCTATGCCGAGGCGACCGCCAGCGTCTGGTCGGTGGCCGGCAGCCAGTCCAAGCGGGCGGCGGCGTTCGACATTCCCTCCTATGAACTGGACGGCAACGACTTCTTCGCGATCCACCAAGCCGCCGGAGAGGCGGTCGGGCGGGCGCGGGGCGGCGGCGGGCCGAGCCTGCTGCATGTCAGGCTGACCCGCTACTACGGCCATTTCGAGGGCGACGCCATGACCTACCGCGCGCCCGGCGAGGTCGAGACGGCGCGGCGCGAGCGCGACCCGCTGAAATTCTTCCGCCAGCGTGTGACCGAGGCCGGGCTGCTGGAGCCCGCCCAGCTCGACGAGATCGAGGGCGAGGTCAAGTCGCTGATCGACCGGTCCGTCATGGAGTCCAAGGCGGCCCCGCCGCCGGCCCCCGACCGCCTGCTGACCGACGTCTACGTCTCGTACTGA